Genomic DNA from Lepeophtheirus salmonis chromosome 9, UVic_Lsal_1.4, whole genome shotgun sequence:
atcaaaaagtttttgaaacatGAGTCAAATACTTTCTTCACGCATTCATCTTTCAAGCTTTTTTTTAGAGCATTCTGATCAGAGTGATGATGGATAATTGGATTTTCTAGAAAGGGGTAAAGggtaataaatacatatttatcagCAGTATGATTACTCTCAAACTTTTATAAAGAATTACCTTTCTAATATTATGGATAATATATCAggattatacaaaaaattaaatgtaatcttCGGTTCTTATCTCTTtagcttcaaaaattataaataacatcaatttaagctttTTGCGTACTTGGGAGTGTACCCGATACAGAGGTACACTATAATGGCCGGACGATGTTCGTATTTAGaggatatctcaaggattttgtaatttttcaatattaatgtgCTCAGCGAAATCTGATATGTACACTTTCATAACGATAGATTTCAGGGTTACCACGATAACAAAGTATAAACTTGATTCCCATCTTGCGCATATATCACTTCATTGAATCTGTCATTACGGGGTGATCCATTGTAATCTGAACACTAACTAATTAATGAAGTtaaagtgattgaaattaattcatattttgaaatattaaaacatatgtatttagttccaaaacaaaacaactctttttattgagatttttgagtttttattaaatctttttccaCACTTTTGGCCCTCCTAATACCATGATGCTAATCCCCTTGCCTACACATTTTGGATGCATGTCGTggaagggaaggcctgcagtgtccctcatccaaacaccgagaccCACTGTCAGCAGCACCAACACGAcatgacaaaggactacatccTCATCGGATGCCAGGCCTCCACTGccatctggaagccatcattgccgccaAGGAGCGCTTCATTAATCATTAAGTTATCTCAGACATGAATACATTTATAGACTTAATTTGGTTGacattctattgttaattaataaattatatcttgttgaagtttagaattcaaagtgttcagatttgaatggaccactcagtacttaattgattgatttaatgTCTTAATCCGATCAGAAAACTAAGTATTTTAATACTGTcacaatttcaattttagagGCTATAAGTTGATGGTTAGTAGACTGTGAGAGTCCTGAgttattctttaaaatgaaaaaaagttaaagttaaataattacagagactattgatttaattttattatttgcataaataCTAGATTATAAAATATCTGTGAAAGACGcgaattaatagttttaaaaactaaattcgTGAAGAATATGTTAAGATGGTAAATATAACGATATCACGTTAGAAattgctattttattatttttaatgtgtacAAAACCGTGTCCAGGGTAAGATTACGAAAAATGTTGACTTTAAGGTAGGACTTACTATTACACTGTACATTGCAGGCCTTTCCTCTCCTTTTCTCATGACACCAGTATTTGTTCGAGAGTTGAAATAATCCATAGTCCAAGCTTCCATCTTTGTTTAGTCGTCCAATTGCACTACTATTGAATTGGGACTCCCAATAGGTGAGACAAAgccctttaaataaattatttatagctaATTAGTGGATATACTAGATATACTAGATTTGatttgtatgtattaaaaaatggaatttcggGAGGTGAAGGATTGCCCATATGAAAATTGCCCTCCGGAATATTGccatcaatataatataaaattgtccGCAAATTATACACCATGTATAGTGATTCATCAACCGATCTTTTATCTCAGACCCAACTAAGGACCTGGTGATAGTTTTCCCGTCTGCAGATGggcaacaataaaataattctgcTAATTTCCCAAATTACACTCAGATACACTGGATTAGTGTAGAATAATCGTAAGACCACGATACAGGTTCAAAATCACGGATGTTATTTCAAAGAATCTCCCTACAGCGTGTAAGGAAAAATCGTGAGCTTGCCTTTAAATCAATTACTTTGAAcgtgaatatttaaaaatactaaattgcGCTCTTATAAGTAGGATGTGctctgattaataaaaaaacttacaaaaatcaacagttatcAGCAAAGAGGCGAAAAAACTCCACGTCCATGTGTATGTCAACAAAATTATGCCGGTTTTAGGGCCGGAGTCatgtttacaagattaaaaggaTGGTGGCTAAATGGCATAGCCTTGAGAAGGCCCATAGTAGCTATAGATGCAGGAAAATCGGGAACAATGGAGGACGTAGACACCACGATCACCAGAAGTGGAGCCAAGTCGATGAAACAGCATGCCAAAACTCTGAATCTCAGAGATTAGACTGTGAGGAAGTATGTGGAGGATTAGAGGAAGGCTTCTTATGTACCACGACATCGGCAACTGCCTTCAACACAGCTTAGGCCAACTGGGTCAAGAAAAGCTAGAAGTGTACCGCATTTGTTCAGTATAAAAAAGTCCACGGTTTTACTTAGTACAAtgtacaataacgtcatatgaagttaaatgacttgcataaatcttatttgtacaactcataaatcaggagaggggaaaaaatgagtACATAGATTGAGATTccacaaaatatgtttatctattaataactaaaaaaagcgttccacgatttgaaaaggattaaatttgtatctaTGGTCTGAAATTGCGGTCTAGAGCAACGAAACATTGGTCAAAATGGGTATGGaacaactcattttttttttaaaaagtgaaaaagagatccaaaaataacaattttttggagaaaaatttcaaaaattcagagctgtttagagaaaactgaatttttttggaaaatttttttaaataaaaactctttgaaaaaaaaatgtaaaaaagtttatagatattctcaaaaaattcaaagctgtccacaaaaaattataaaaataaatttcaaatattatattttttggaataataaatttcaaaaatctttacccattaacaaaaaattaatttttttgtaaaaattcaaaaatctataactgttcaatattttatttttattttattgtaaaagaaaaaaattgaattaaaatccatagctatttacagacaatgaaattaaaaaaaaattgaaatataacattttctagtaagaatacaaaaattcttaatttgggggaggggggagtaCAGCACCTCCAGTCACCCTCCAGCGGACGGCCCTGTCGActctcaacactaatatctaaatataaaatcaacttACAATCATTCACACTACTTCTGTACTTGGAGGTTTGGTTGACCAATGATTTGGTGAATAGAGTCTTGAGTTCGCAGGCATTAAACACTTTTCCGTATCCATTAGACCTCCAAAGAAGAGTTAAACTAATTATTACTATATGAGGGTAGTTCTTCATTCTTTAACAACGAACTTCAAAATGATTCTTGATTGCATGAAGCAGAGAgtcaacaaagaaaaaaaaacataaaagcaTACACTTGCAAGGAACACTTTAATTAAGCAAAGGTTACGTATATTTTGACAACGGCATTAATGATCTAAATTGTCATTATAACAACACGACTATCCAAccaaatcacacttttttttcttcttttttaaagcgcattgacaaaatataactttattcgagtttcaattaaagtttttttatttcaatgttgatttttttgtttcaaaaaaattaatttgtttgtaaataactgggcatttttgaaatctatttatttaaaaattaatttattgtgaataaaaggtggattttataattgaaaaaattaattattgtttcgtttcttttcaaaaatttaattatttgtgaacagctatggatttttgaaattttgggaaaaaaaattgtgaattgttgtggatttttcaattttttgtaaacagcaaaggattattgaaatttttggaaaaaaaaacttaaatataaaatttttttgaaaaaaaataattttttctgaacaattgtggattattgaaatttttggaaaaaaattaattgtttgtgaaCTGCAGTagattttccaatttaaaataaaatataattctgtaaatagctaaagattttggaaatttttttccaaaaaaattaatatttgaaattttttccaaaaaaaaattaatttatgattttttttttcaaaaatttaatttttggttaacaactttggattttcgaaatgtttggtaaaaaattaattttttgggaattgctgtggattttttcactttttgtaaatagctaaggatttttgtgatttttttctttaaaaatcaaacattttaaatttacctattcttattaatttccaaatatagttttatttttttaaattaaagttcagtCTTTTACCTAAagcatgatatatttttacagtTTCTGGATCAATACTTCTTGAAGCTATAAGCTTCTGAATAAAAAGTccccatttttaattttaaacaaggATAACTTGAAGTTTTAAAGGACGTTTTAAAATCTTTCAACATTaggctttgaaatattttaatcaaaacatttaTCTCCATCTTCAACACCAAGACCTTAAAAAAGCTTTGACTCATAAATCACCAAAACTTGATGTCAATTATCTCATTAATTTCTACTTAAATTGGCATTTTTGCAGTTGAACATTGTAATTAGTTATATCGTCagatttacaatattattttattacgtcATGGATTTTACACTCCTAAAAAGGATTGCATAATATTCGAATCATCATCATAATAGTATCTTGGGTAGATATCTTTGTCaataaaactatgaaaaatagtaaaaaggaCATTGTTCTCAGTGTGTACTTGAacgaaagaatttttttttttttaataaagagttTTCATGTCACTTCGGCATTGTTTCCGCCGGCCATTTTGAAGGACAAAACAATCAAGTCTTGGAACAACGAAAACCCTTTTTTCCACtatttgatgtcaaaatgggaccaacaaataaaaggatttaaacaCTTATCCTCAACACAACACTACCGTCTTTTACCTAAGATTAATTCTACTGGGGCAGCAAAATAACTTCCTTCTTTGTAATGGGTAGCAATCAGGCTGTGAAAGTACAGAATGttctattaaaatctaaacactttgaattgtaaccttcaacaaaatataatgtattaattaacaatagtatttcaacaaaatccatattataaatagatgtttgagCATCTGAACTATCTTAATGATTAACGTAGCGACCCTTGGTGGCAATGATGAATTCCAGGTGTCGGAGAAAGACATGGCTACGGATATAGTCATCTGTCAAGGCGTCCCAGTGATGGTTGTCAGTGACCTTCGGGGTATTCGTGTTTGATTGTGGGAAACCTCAAGGACTTTCTCTTGACATGCagccaaaaggtgtagtcgagggagttGGCATCAGGACTGTAGGGAGGCCAAAATAGGCCAAAAATTAGTTCAAAAGACTCAGAGTTTTGCATCGGAGGAGaagagtttctttcattgctgtcAAAAGTGAACTCTACATCCTCAGAAGACTATTTCCACctactctttttttatagctctcttgatagtctggtgtgaaccccagggatctcttgcatgggccctcatggacttgaagggattagcctaggttgtttttttaactcctcttgGTCTTAATAGAGCATTCggtactttgattatattcaaataccaGTGATAATCATTGGTTTCAAGTATGgtattcaatgcaagtgttataggtatatattttttttttattttgaaagcaaTTTGAGAGACTTAAATCAAGATTCATCTGAAATGTGTGTATTTTatctagtaaaaatattaactttgaacacttcaattatgatgtaattacttacgtcagtgaaaacgctccATAAAAACATATTAGCATGGCTCAAAAGGCATTGCTCTCTTGTTGAGATGAGTTCTGTGAGGTCGTTGAATGTGTGTGTCTCAACATAAGAATaccaataaatatactttatctaGACTTCATAACCCTTGTTAAATTATGATCTATTTTTGATGCacaatctattattattattgctttcATGGAAGATGCTATTAAGAAATACTATAACTAAAAACATAATAAGAGAGATCAATCAACTCTTGGTTGAATAACTACATGTAGTTTGTTTGGGTTTGCatttttcattctatttttattcacaaaggGAGCCTATCCCATTAAAACATAGATCACTGTATTTCGCAAAAGTACAGCCTATTTAATTCATTTGCTCTTTCAAGCGTCCTGATTTTCAATGACTAAGATCCATGACAGAAACTAGGACGATAACTAGggatgaaaaaatgattaaaaaaagaaacccaaaatcaaaatggtaaccctgacaagtcccactccgtatGAAGAAAGGCcaaatcttcaattctacactgagtccAATTGGGACCACCAATGAATCCTCAGTGTGACTCTCAGTCATTCATGAGAATAGATGAATTGTTACAATTTACACATATTGGGTGATCCatagaaatctgaacacttactaatgaataaaggttgattgattgacattgattcatattttgatatattaaagcatagacaattagttacaatacaaaacaaatatgaGATCTCtaccttacgtacaagtcgagaaaatgaaacttgaacgtgatcgactaATTTCCATTCGTGACCTCCAAGTAGTTTGGGATcgccaggaccaccgtctaagccttcagtaagtccaaaacattggagacaaagaagggctctgtcaaaaagaccaaactggatcccaagaattggaaaaaaacaaaaaaacagcccggatcaatcccctcaagtccatgaggactcATGAAAAAGATTTAGGTGTTTCACAAAagactgtccagaaagctatcaaaaaagtggggggAAAGAGCTAGCCTTGtgctacttttgacaccagcaatgaaagaaacccatcttcttGGTCGTAAGacacttttgaatgagtctccccccccccttacagCCTGATGTATACCCCTCGACAAGCACCCAAAAGGTacatgtcgagaggaaggcctCCAGTGTCCATCATTCAAACACCAATTCCCTCAAAACCACAGTCAGCCATCACTAGGACTGTATGACAGATCTGCAGCAGGTGCCAGGCCTTTTGCCACCACCTgcaagccatcattgccactatgGACGGCTACATTACTGATTCAAGGAGCgcagtatatatattaattttgttgaaattatattggcgattaataaataatatcttgttgaagtttaaaattcaaagtgttcagattttaatgtgcCTCTCGCTACacaacgagggatcaacaagaaattgtatttatgacCTTTTGGAAGCGGAGCATAAGTCCTGTATagcttattactttgtttatttatcaaaaagaataaattatgaaatagccatgatgttTCAAATAAGAGGAGGGAATTCAGGGCAGTCAAAAAAATTCTTggggtatttttgttttaacgaGCTAACGCCAAGATGTAGATTCATTCCCAGTAAAACGttccctctaaaaaaaaattaacaatgaattgatgaacaaaataaagccaataaatagctaaaaaattcttaaaaaagtagttttataacatttaaatataaggaATAAATAAACGACAATAATTATTCTGCAGATCAggtatagtttataaatttcttataattgtgaATTAATAAGCGCAAGAGGTTTAAAGTTTTTATCAGAAAATGAGGGGTATTAGTAGTGGATTATGTTCCCAGCATAGTTTCACGAAGACAGATACGTCCTTAAAGCTGGAGTGCCTGACAAATGCATAAATAACTGTGTTCAACATTTTCTCAGAGTCTTTACAGAGAGTATTAAAATTTCAgccaaaacttttatattttaaattttttgtgaaaagctatggattttagaattatttttttccaaaaaagatttcaatatttgtgaatagctatacatttttgaaattttttttccaaaagattaaatattttgtcaatagctacggattttgatttttgattaaaaaatatatttgaaactaaatttttgaaatttttttctaaatttttttttttttttttttgtgaatagcaatacatttttgaaattttttttccaaacgattaaatattttgtcaatagctacggattttgatttttgtttcaaaaatatatttgaactaaatttttgaaattttttctaaaatttatttttctttttttttgaatagctatggattttttaaatgtgtttacaaggaattaaattttctgtgaattaaCAAGCCCCCTCCTCTTAAcgaaatataatcctgtagatGCTCATGATGCTTGAGGTAAATCAAAACCAATTTAAATATCCATCTGTTTAGtgaaaatctaaatatttatgcTTCAAATAAGTTTATCTGGcgcaaaaacaataaaaaccccGAGTCGCTTATGGTGATTTTTTAAccgttaaattaaaatttctcagAATTGGAATAAAACCtctctttttattcaaacagttcttatatatgtagttcctcaacgaatcttaactgaagtgaattattgatggttttattagaccaattttttggaatgtgaagacctgcaacttaaaaaatgtatatggtttgaattaaataccgaaGAGAGGCACATTTTTAAAGTCTTAAACTTTGATTCTGCGTCCcaaattttgaactatttttcctttatttctgcTTCAAAGACTTCAAGTTAGATTTGTATGTTGCTATTCATTTCCTTTAGATGTTTTACATCAGGAGGAGTTTCCAAATAGGGAGTAAAGCATGTATGATCCCGAAATTGTTGAGAtctttttttacctgaaattcgaaataaaaaagttaattgagatttccttaattattaattttttttagcatcaTCATTGTTCTCACGAGTGAAAATGGGTTTATTGGAGTTTTTCGTGAGCCTTGGAACTTTAAGttttagatgtttaaacaaTGTTGGAATGACTTGAGCCTTGGAACTTTAAGttttagatgtttaaacaaTGTTGGAATGACTTGAGAATTGGAATTCCTTATTTAGAGCACAATCaagaattatattatggtttctaaagatttcatttcatttttaggacccattgccttccaaggaatttgttccttggaaattgaaaaaagtgtCATCCCCTCAGCTCAAGAAAGATTCTTGTAATCCACGGCACGACAAAAGGGCATACTTgagatattttaacaaaatatatcgcctttgtagagttcttcacttaaaataaagtattcaattttaacggaacatttcttatatttatcacTCAACATCGTGATTTATTTCTATGGATTAACGATATTAACTcacatagttaataataaatatataacttgaaATATTATACGGATACAAATGGTGCACACATAAGCAATCCCTATGATAGGACTTATTAGTCGCTGGAATGATTTAAATCCATGATGTAATTATACTATAGATTACACTTCTAAAAGTATTCTATTTCCTAACACATTCTATATCAACGAGTTGATATAGGATAAAAATCTATGAAGAGTTGGGATCTTCATCTCATTGTGGACTCAGTCAGCCAAGAGGGGTGATTAATTGTAATTTGGATCtgtgatataattatttttcgttattaaatttataatcatcCGTCATCAACAATAATATGGCACAGAGTGATTCTGATAATGCTCCATTGAAACAAGTATTGGAAAAAGTAATGAAGAGTTATGTGAATGGAGTTTATCGATGGAATGCAGGCAACAATGAGCGAAGAGATGGCTTGaagaactttttaaaaatcttcATTCAAAATGCCTCTAGAAAGGACTTTCGAAAGCTTGGGCACGAGGCACTACAAAAGTCATGGGTAATATACAATTTTGAGTGGTTCTTCCTTCATTCCTAATGTTGTGttctcataatttataattatttacagaaAGAGTATGAAAAAAGTGCTTATTTTAGCCAAACAGCCCCTCATTTCATATACCGCATCATTTCCAAGGACCGATTCCCGCACATATATCGCATTGATTCCAGAtccactttttataaatttaatcacCCTCTAGTCCCGTCTCCAGTGCCATGTggttataaaaaatgttcaatgaCACCAGGGGAAGACTCTGTTCAGAACGTGATATCCGTCGTCTGTACAAATGCATGCCACATGTTCTTCCATTCCTCATGTTTTTATGAGCATATCAAGACTTATGGAGTCCTTTGCACACTCACATCCGAATGCTATGCTCTATGGACTTCCTGTCAAGTCTTTGGTTCAACTCCAGaggattttcttaaattttgtaaGGTTGATGCTGCAATCGACAAATTAGAGTGTGTGGAGGGGCCTTGTCTTATTCAGGAGAGATTTGAGGATCATGAAGATCCCAATAAACAGACTGAACTTCGAATATGTAAAAGGCTTCAGGAAATGTGGCCCTCTGAAGAATTTGAAATGGAAGCAGAAAACGTGAGGGACATAATCGCCACCAAAGTCAATAATGCAAATTTCACGGAAATTATGAACTCGGAAATTTGTATACGTGTACAAAAATCACCCCGGAAAGTGGTCCAGAGCCCTTCACCAGTCAAATCTCAAGGATCGAGAAAAAGACCTGCGATGGACTCGAGTGTTTGGTAATTAGAGCCTGTATTgacttttcttaattataattgtttttcccAGGACTACTTCTTGTGTTATTGAGGATCCTCCGTTTTTAACCATAAATCTGAGTAACTCCTCCCATATTGATAAATCAGATGCTTCGACGGAGCCTATAGTCAAAAACTCTGATAAAGGCACTGATGCTATGGAAATCAGGAAAAAAACAAGGAGTACAACTACTACGCGAAAAATAAAAGGCATCTCAAGCCGCTACACTCAATACAATTCGCAGAAAACGAGCGATAAGTCAATAGGAACAAATAAACCCACAAGTGACCGTGGAACCGAGGCAACCCATGTGGATAAGGTTGACGCCCAAACTGAGACATTTATACGATCCTCAATTGCCGTTGGTGTTCAAACTGGCCGTGGTATTGCGTTGAATTAACTAGTTACTTATTtctgattaatatatttatttattttttgaaagttgaagTACGAGAATTTCTCATCTCCAACCATCAGCTATTCAAAATGGAGCAGgagtttattaattatagataCGAGGAGTTTAATGCCCGATGTAGACTCTTGAAATCTGCTGCCAATACGAGTCTTGAGAACGGACGAATCCAGGTCGTACGCGCTAATGCTCTCATCAACGCATTTCGAGGGATGATTAATGAGGTTCGAAGAAAAAAACTCGCATCTCAATTTGTCACCGAGTCTCTGCGAACCTATCTTCGACGTATCATCATGCATAAAGACGATACTGAGAGATGGATTGGAGAGGTAGAGGAGCATTGCTGCGCGTTACAAACAAATGAGGATTTTATCAAGCCACTACTGGACTATTCATTAGAGTTTCTACTGGGGCTTTTCCCTTTGCCTCCCCCTccagaaatgaataaattattatctgaCTGTATTTTTAACGAACTCATCGTGACAGGATTCCATAATTTCAACGATCCCAACAATCTCCTCCTACTTGACCTCGTGAAAGAGGCAGTTATAGAGTTTCCCATTGCGGGGAAGGATGCAGTCATTTGGAGCTTGTTTCATATCCGAAGGAGGGTTGAGTTCTTGGACGGAATTGATTTGTGCAAGGTTCTCTTTCGTGTTTTGACACAATTTACGGACAATGTTATCATCGAGTCCAGAAAATTGGTCGTgtatattgcataaaaaatctattttttctgtacatatataactatgtagttttaattatagatattattttttagattaatgatttttcataatattttat
This window encodes:
- the LOC121124641 gene encoding lysozyme C, milk isozyme yields the protein MKNYPHIVIISLTLLWRSNGYGKVFNACELKTLFTKSLVNQTSKYRSSVNDWLCLTYWESQFNSSAIGRLNKDGSLDYGLFQLSNKYWCHEKRRGKACNVQCNKDFTDGDLEDDMKCVERIYGEHSRLSGNGFNAWVAWKARCRGHKKHSTSKFWRCKERNTHFVKKQDAEKEMEDMGLKVNK
- the LOC121124640 gene encoding uncharacterized protein, producing the protein MAQSDSDNAPLKQVLEKVMKSYVNGVYRWNAGNNERRDGLKNFLKIFIQNASRKDFRKLGHEALQKSWKEYEKSAYFSQTAPHFIYRIISKDRFPHIYRIDSRSTFYKFNHPLVPSPVPCGYKKCSMTPGEDSVQNVISVVCTNACHMFFHSSCFYEHIKTYGVLCTLTSECYALWTSCQVFGSTPEDFLKFCKVDAAIDKLECVEGPCLIQERFEDHEDPNKQTELRICKRLQEMWPSEEFEMEAENVRDIIATKVNNANFTEIMNSEICIRVQKSPRKVVQSPSPVKSQGSRKRPAMDSSVWTTSCVIEDPPFLTINLSNSSHIDKSDASTEPIVKNSDKGTDAMEIRKKTRSTTTTRKIKGISSRYTQYNSQKTSDKSIGTNKPTSDRGTEATHVDKVDAQTETFIRSSIAVGVQTGRVEVREFLISNHQLFKMEQEFINYRYEEFNARCRLLKSAANTSLENGRIQVVRANALINAFRGMINEVRRKKLASQFVTESLRTYLRRIIMHKDDTERWIGEVEEHCCALQTNEDFIKPLLDYSLEFLLGLFPLPPPPEMNKLLSDCIFNELIVTGFHNFNDPNNLLLLDLVKEAVIEFPIAGKDAVIWSLFHIRRRVEFLDGIDLCKVLFRVLTQFTDNVIIESRKLVVYIA